In a genomic window of Peptoclostridium acidaminophilum DSM 3953:
- a CDS encoding alpha-amylase family glycosyl hydrolase, giving the protein MKKNNYNNVSSNGETLKILEIDPWLKPYKKDIGLRMNSYKRTKHSLLGDEGNFKDFANGHHFFGFHKSEDGWYYREWAPAAEALFLIGDFNSWNRESHPLTKKEGGVWEIFIPGKEALAHKSKVKVRVKSKGTDRDRIPLYIRKVVQDPNTHDFSGQIWEPEEPYKWSDENFRVDSAKPPLIYETHIGMAQEKEGIGTYKEFEDNILPRVKAMGYNTIQIMAIMEHPYYASFGYHVSNYFAASSWFGTPEELKSLVDKAHSMGIAVLMDIVQSHAVKNFAEGINEFDGTAHQFFHSGGRGYHKAWDSKLFNYGKHEVIHFLLSSIKYWLEEYHFDGFRFDGVTSMIYHDHGLGTAFDEYSKYFSLNTDIEALTYLQFANELIKEIRPDAISIAEDMSGMPGMCLPVAYGGIGFDYRLAMGMPDFWVNTLKRKDEDWDLGKLWHELSTSRPGEKRIAYVESHDQALVGDKTLIFRMADKEMYWHMNKDSQNISIDRAIALHKMIRFITISLGSEGYLNFMGNEFGHPEWIDFPREGNGWSFKHCRRLWSLSDNPFLRYEDLKNFDIAMIRLMSEEGLIGGGNPQPLWLDQKKKIIAFRKRDYVFIFNFHPTESHEGFGIPIHEEGSYQVVLDTDEHRFGGYERISHNTVYEVGTLPKYHTHSGIVIYLPSRTAMVLKKIK; this is encoded by the coding sequence ATGAAAAAAAACAATTACAATAACGTTTCAAGCAATGGAGAAACTCTTAAAATACTGGAAATCGACCCGTGGCTGAAACCCTACAAGAAAGATATCGGGCTCCGCATGAATAGCTATAAAAGGACTAAGCATTCGCTCCTCGGCGATGAGGGCAACTTCAAAGACTTTGCAAACGGCCATCATTTCTTCGGCTTTCATAAGAGCGAGGATGGCTGGTATTACCGCGAGTGGGCCCCGGCCGCCGAGGCATTGTTTCTAATCGGAGATTTCAACAGCTGGAATCGCGAATCGCACCCTCTCACAAAAAAAGAAGGAGGAGTGTGGGAAATATTCATTCCGGGGAAAGAGGCGCTAGCCCACAAATCCAAGGTCAAGGTCCGTGTCAAGTCAAAGGGCACTGATCGCGATCGCATCCCGCTATACATCAGAAAGGTAGTCCAGGATCCAAACACCCATGATTTCAGCGGCCAGATATGGGAGCCGGAAGAACCATACAAATGGAGCGACGAGAATTTCCGCGTTGACAGCGCAAAACCGCCGCTTATATATGAGACGCATATAGGTATGGCGCAGGAGAAAGAGGGCATAGGGACGTACAAGGAATTTGAGGACAATATTCTGCCCAGGGTAAAAGCAATGGGCTATAATACGATACAGATAATGGCTATAATGGAGCATCCTTACTACGCATCTTTTGGATATCACGTATCCAATTATTTTGCCGCCTCGTCATGGTTTGGGACACCGGAGGAGCTGAAGTCTCTCGTCGACAAGGCGCACAGCATGGGCATAGCTGTACTTATGGACATAGTGCAGTCTCATGCGGTCAAGAATTTCGCTGAAGGCATCAATGAGTTTGACGGCACTGCTCACCAGTTTTTCCATTCGGGAGGCCGAGGCTACCATAAGGCATGGGACTCGAAGCTGTTCAACTACGGGAAGCATGAGGTCATACACTTCCTGCTGTCGAGCATAAAATACTGGCTGGAGGAATACCATTTTGACGGATTCAGATTCGACGGTGTAACATCCATGATATACCACGACCATGGACTTGGAACGGCTTTTGACGAATACAGCAAGTACTTCAGCCTCAATACGGACATAGAGGCTCTCACATATCTCCAGTTTGCAAACGAGCTGATAAAGGAAATCAGGCCGGATGCAATCAGCATAGCAGAGGATATGAGTGGAATGCCGGGCATGTGCCTTCCTGTTGCATATGGCGGAATAGGCTTCGATTATCGTCTGGCTATGGGCATGCCTGACTTTTGGGTCAACACACTCAAACGCAAGGACGAGGACTGGGATCTGGGCAAGTTGTGGCATGAGCTTTCAACAAGCCGCCCAGGAGAAAAACGCATAGCCTATGTGGAATCACACGACCAGGCGCTTGTGGGTGACAAGACTCTTATATTCAGGATGGCTGACAAGGAAATGTACTGGCATATGAATAAGGACAGCCAAAACATTTCAATAGACCGTGCGATCGCCCTTCACAAAATGATCCGTTTTATAACAATTTCACTCGGCTCCGAGGGATATCTCAACTTCATGGGCAACGAGTTCGGGCATCCGGAATGGATTGACTTTCCGCGAGAGGGCAACGGCTGGAGCTTTAAGCACTGCAGAAGGCTGTGGAGCCTTTCGGACAATCCATTTTTAAGATACGAAGACCTTAAAAACTTTGACATTGCCATGATAAGATTGATGAGCGAGGAGGGTCTCATCGGAGGCGGAAATCCCCAGCCACTCTGGCTTGATCAGAAAAAGAAGATTATAGCTTTTAGAAAGAGGGATTATGTATTCATATTCAACTTCCATCCAACCGAATCACACGAAGGCTTCGGGATACCAATACATGAAGAAGGCAGCTATCAGGTTGTTTTGGATACTGACGAGCACAGATTCGGAGGTTATGAGCGCATTTCGCACAATACAGTTTATGAAGTGGGAACACTGCCTAAATACCATACCCATTCCGGAATTGTAATATATTTGCCAAGCCGTACAGCAATGGTACTCAAAAAAATAAAATAG